From the Drosophila suzukii chromosome 2 unlocalized genomic scaffold, CBGP_Dsuzu_IsoJpt1.0 scf_2c, whole genome shotgun sequence genome, one window contains:
- the LOC139354216 gene encoding uncharacterized protein, producing the protein MQNRMMTRSRSRNADNHNIIIVPQNGNLNPQQDNRQTIDSDVTEDPDQQSLANQMRAFQKSMLENQRTFQVTMTDTITDKMTQMFSQLNRSTFVDNNTQHEFHNNSGQVDFQNNQGQNSQRVGNSPDVRSDRSELSLDRPDRISNVISNWRIKFSGSADDIAIEDFIYRVNCLTTQSLNGNFDLLSQFANLLFAGPALSFYWRVHRSVDDMNWHVLCRRLKERYSDQRSDREIKSAMRRRKQGSNESFDDFLDAMLIIANSLREPMHDSELASEVRHNLKPDLKLELLHVDTPSLEALRKACDRHEEFYRGTKF; encoded by the coding sequence ATGCAAAATCGAATGATGACCAGATCTAGGTCTCGTAACGCCGATAATCACAACATTATTATCGTCCCTCAGAATGGCAACTTGAATCCCCAGCAAGACAATAGGCAAACTATTGACTCAGATGTAACCGAAGACCCAGATCAGCAAAGTCTTGCGAATCAAATGCGAGCATTTCAAAAAAGCATGTTAGAGAACCAGAGAACATTTCAAGTAACCATGACAGATACAATCACAGACAAAATGACTCAGATGTTTAGCCAATTGAATAGGTCTACGTTTGTGGATAACAATACGCAGCACGAATTCCATAACAATTCAGGACAAGTCGATTTCCAGAACAATCAGGGTCAAAACAGTCAGCGAGTTGGGAACTCTCCGGATGTGCGAAGCGATCGCAGCGAGCTTTCTTTGGATCGTCCTGACAGAATTTCAAATGTGATTTCCAACTGGCGAATCAAATTCAGTGGGTCAGCTGACGACATCGCAATTGAGGATTTTATATACCGAGTAAACTGTCTCACTACACAAAGCCTAAACGGAAATTTCGATTTGTTGTCGCAGTTTGCAAATTTGCTATTTGCAGGTCCTGCTCTATCCTTTTACTGGCGTGTTCATAGGTCGGTAGATGACATGAACTGGCATGTATTATGCAGAcgtttaaaggagagatactCAGATCagagatcagaccgtgaaatAAAAAGTGCCATGCGTCGTCGTAAGCAGGGTTCAAACGAAAGTTTTGACGACTTTCTTGACGCAATGCTTATCATAGCTAATTCCCTCCGAGAACCCATGCATGATAGTGAGCTAGCCAGCGAAGTGCGCCACAATCTTAAGCCAGACTTGAAACTTGAGTTACTGCATGTTGACACCCCTTCTTTGGAAGCTTTGCGTAAGGCGTGTGACCGCCACGAAGAATTTTATCGCGGCACTAAATTTTAA